The Mycolicibacterium insubricum DNA segment CGGCCGGGCAGAACCCGACCCCGTTCGTCGGTGAGGCGCCGTTCAGGCCGCCGACGTTCAACCCGGTGAACGGCTCCATGGTGGGCGTCGCCAAGCCGATCTACATCACCTTCGCGGTGCCGATCGCCAACCGCAAGCTGGCCGAGGACGCCGTGCACATCACGTCGAACCCGCCGGTGCCGGGCCGGTTCTACTGGGTCAGTGACACCCAGCTGCGCTGGCGCCCGCAGGATTTCTGGCCGGCCAACACCGTGGTGAACATCGACGCCGGCGGTACCAAGTCGAGCTTCCGCACCGGTGACTACCTGGTGGCCACGGTCAACGACAAGACCAAGACCATGGAGGTCATGCGCAACGGGAAGCTGGAGAAGACCTTCCCGGTGTCGATGGGTCGCCCCGACGGCAAGCACGAGACCAAGAACGGCACCTACTACGTGCTGGAGAAGTTCGCCGATATGACGATGGACTCGTCCACCTACGGCGTGCCGGTGAACTCGCCGGAGGGCTACAAGCTCAAGGTGCAGGACGCCGTCCGGATCGACAACTCCGGGGTGTTCGTGCACAGCGCGCCGTGGTCGGTGGCCCAGCAGGGCAGTTCCAATGTCAGCCACGGCTGCATCAACCTGAGCCCGGCTAACGCCAAGTGGTTCTACGACAACTTCGGCAGCGGTGACCCCGTGGTCATCAAGGGCACGGGTGGCGGTTGGTACAACCAGCCCGACGGTGCTTCCGACTGGCAGATGTTCTAGCCCCCGTCGTCCACCGAGGCAGAACCTACGCAGGAGCGCACCGGCGTGTCGCCTGCACCAGTTCTGCCTCGATGCTTCAGGTCAGCAGGTCAGCGGCGGCAGGGGCTCGGTGCGGACGATCACCGGCGTCAACGGCGCGGACTTGTCCGCCGGTGCCTTCAGCGCGGCGAGCGTGCCCCCGCCGACAGCGGCCACCTGATACGGCAACTCGACGGAGGCCCCGGACCGGGTGTCGACGACGGTCGCCGTCGGCGCGTGGGACCCGAACACCAGCGGGCCGGACACCCATAGCTCCGAGGCACCGGGCAGATCGCCGGTCACCCGAACCGTGCCGGCATCGGCCGACCACCAGGTCAGGCCGCCGTCGCTGCGCCAGGCGTACGCCTTGCCGTCGGTGACCACACCGGCGCGTTGCTCGCCGACGGCGTCGGCAACCGCGGCGGGCAGTTCGGCGGGCACACCCACCACGGCGGGATCGTCGGCGACGTCCCACAGCACGCCCGCGGCGCCGGTGCGCAGCGAGGACAGCGAGCCGGAGGTCACCTCGGCGGTCGCCCCGGAGTTCGCGTCGAACGACCGGACGGTGCCGTGCGCACCGGCGAAGGAATCGCGGGTCAGCCAGTACACCGTGTCGCCGGACAGCGCGACCGAGTCGATGGTGGCGCCGCCGTCGCGCAGGTCGTCGGCGGAGGTCTCGGCGACCGTGCGCACCGAGTGGTCGGCGCGGTTGATCACCTCGACCCGGACCAGGGTGGGCAGCACCCCGTTGGCGCCGCGCGGGTTGTGCCGCACACCGACGACGATCCACTTGTCGTCCAGCGCCGCGAACCCGACGTCGCGGTT contains these protein-coding regions:
- a CDS encoding L,D-transpeptidase, translated to MRTHSGRSLAGLFGAAVIVASSVFAVAPAYADPDPVDPGVVDAPGVPAPADNPAPVNPAPANPAPAAAPADNPAVPPATPAVPNNYGAPAVIPAGTPAGQNPTPFVGEAPFRPPTFNPVNGSMVGVAKPIYITFAVPIANRKLAEDAVHITSNPPVPGRFYWVSDTQLRWRPQDFWPANTVVNIDAGGTKSSFRTGDYLVATVNDKTKTMEVMRNGKLEKTFPVSMGRPDGKHETKNGTYYVLEKFADMTMDSSTYGVPVNSPEGYKLKVQDAVRIDNSGVFVHSAPWSVAQQGSSNVSHGCINLSPANAKWFYDNFGSGDPVVIKGTGGGWYNQPDGASDWQMF